A genomic stretch from Candidatus Rokuibacteriota bacterium includes:
- a CDS encoding metal-sulfur cluster assembly factor has product MATDTDIREALLHVVDPEIGVNVVDLGLVYRIQVEGGRARIAMTMTSPTCPLADYLKDLVTSAIRQHVPDVVDVDINLEWEPPWDPDMMSDEARRQLDEGEP; this is encoded by the coding sequence ACCGACACTGACATCCGCGAGGCGCTGCTCCACGTCGTCGACCCCGAGATCGGCGTCAACGTCGTCGACCTCGGGCTCGTGTATCGAATCCAGGTGGAGGGTGGGCGCGCCCGCATCGCGATGACGATGACGAGCCCCACGTGCCCGCTGGCGGATTACCTGAAGGATCTCGTCACGTCGGCGATCCGGCAGCACGTCCCGGACGTGGTGGACGTCGACATCAACCTCGAGTGGGAGCCCCCGTGGGATCCCGACATGATGTCGGACGAGGCCAGACGGCAGCTCGACGAGGGCGAGCCCTGA
- a CDS encoding TetR/AcrR family transcriptional regulator, giving the protein MCLVSRATFQDYSISLDNVLRESGVGKGNFYYHFKSKEELCYAIIDRLVRGFLERTLEQDLA; this is encoded by the coding sequence GTGTGTCTGGTGTCGCGGGCGACATTCCAGGATTACAGCATCTCGCTCGACAATGTCCTTCGCGAGAGCGGCGTGGGCAAGGGCAACTTCTACTACCACTTCAAGAGCAAGGAAGAGCTCTGCTACGCCATCATCGACCGGCTGGTGCGCGGCTTTCTCGAGCGCACCCTCGAGCAAGACTTGGCGTAG